One stretch of Harmonia axyridis chromosome 1, icHarAxyr1.1, whole genome shotgun sequence DNA includes these proteins:
- the LOC123671637 gene encoding uncharacterized protein LOC123671637, producing MINISLNSKISSLEYQIEDLEKKHEERVLQEHIKTKEIIEKLKCEQQSLLTDADRRIFYYKQKNAEHQKELSMQKMIIEKMKEDREKILKEVQELNIMLYSTCTNARKNEEQLER from the exons ATGATAAATATAAgtttgaattcaaaaatttcttcgtTGGAATACCAGATCGAAGATTTGGAAAAGAAACACGAAGAACGTGTGCTG CAAGAACATATTAAAACCAAGGAAATAATTGAGAAACTCAAGTGTGAACAGCAATCGTTATTGACGGATGCTGATAGAAGGATATTCTACTATAAACAAAAGAATGCCGAGCATCAAAAGGAACTTAGCATGCAGAAAATGATCATCGAAAAGATGAAAGAAGatcgagaaaaaatattaaaagaagTGCAAGAACTCAACATTATGTTGTACTCTACATGTACTAACGCCCGAAAAAATGAGGAACAGCTTGAAAGGTAA
- the LOC123671629 gene encoding protein Daple-like, with translation METALWVSSGLVRSSVSIVKFFVPKMIYGSARAARYFIPTRITNLMSKCVEFVEIVTSFKTILEQVDALEQQINVLKQTSIDNKEEYEKARMINISLNSKISSLEYQIEDLEKKHEERVLQEHIKTKEIIEKLKCEQQSLLTDADRRIFYYKQKNAEHQKELSMQKMIIEKMKEDREKILKEVQELNIMLYSTCTNARKNEEQLERVSKENEEKTQMIEQMQTEIEILKIQNDEEIQRAYLELCCLKEKNFLLEESNEDLQTSLSSLSSRASFDQSLEEESE, from the exons ATGGAAACAGCTCTATGGGTATCTTCTGGGCTGGTACGCAGCTCAGTAAGTATCGTGAAGTTTTTTGTGCCAAAAATGATATATGGTTCGGCTAGAGCAGCACGTTATTTCATCCCTACAAGAATTACTAACTTGATGTCGAAATGTGTAGAATTTGTCGAAATTGTCACCTCCTTCAAGACAATTTTGGAGCAA GTCGATGCTCTTGAACAACAAATCAATGTGCTCAAACAAACTTCTATTGATAATAAGGAGGAATATGAGAAAGCCAGAATGATAAATATAAgtttgaattcaaaaatttcttcgtTGGAATACCAGATCGAAGATTTGGAAAAGAAACACGAAGAACGTGTGCTG CAAGAACATATTAAAACCAAGGAAATAATTGAGAAACTCAAGTGTGAACAGCAATCGTTATTGACGGATGCTGATAGAAGGATATTCTACTATAAACAAAAGAATGCCGAGCATCAAAAGGAACTTAGCATGCAGAAAATGATCATCGAAAAGATGAAAGAAGatcgagaaaaaatattaaaagaagTGCAAGAACTCAACATTATGTTGTACTCTACATGTACTAACGCCCGAAAAAATGAGGAACAGCTTGAAAG AGTTTCTAAAGAAAATGAAGAGAAAACACAAATGATCGAACAAATGCAGACAGAAATAGAAATCTTAAAAATACAAAATGACGAAGAAATCCAACGAGCATATTTAGAATTATGTTGTTTGAAAGAGAAGAATTTCCTCTTGGAAGAATCTAACGAGGATCTACAAACAAGCCTTTCATCACTTTCCAGTAGGGCCAGCTTTGATCAGTCACTAGAAGAAGAAAGTGAATAA
- the LOC123671634 gene encoding uncharacterized protein LOC123671634 encodes METALWVSSGLVRSSVSIVKFFVPKMIYGSARAARYFIPTRITNLMSKCVEFVEIVTSFKTILEQVEALDHQIKVLKQSSIDNEEEYAKAKLINNDLCSKISTLEHQLKELEEKNDERILQEQIKTKEIVEKLEYEQQTLLKEADSRIFSCEQKNAQHKKELCMQKMIIEKIKEDRDKLLKEVQELNNELFSTSTKARKYEEQLEKLKLLTIK; translated from the exons ATGGAAACAGCTCTATGGGTATCTTCTGGGCTGGTACGCAGCTCAGTAAGTATCGTGAAGTTTTTTGTGCCAAAAATGATATATGGTTCGGCTAGAGCAGCACGTTATTTCATCCCTACAAGAATTACTAACTTGATGTCGAAATGTGTAGAATTTGTCGAAATTGTCACCTCCTTCAAGACAATTTTGGAGCAA GTTGAAGCTCTTGACCATCAAATAAAGGTACTCAAACAGTCGTCCATTGATAATGAGGAGGAATATGCGAAAGCGAAACTAATCAATAATGATTTGTgttccaaaatttcaacattggaACACCAGCTCAAAGAGTTGGAAGAAAAGAACGACGAAAGAATCCTA CAAGAACAGATTAAAACCAAGGAAATAGTTGAGAAACTTGAATATGAACAGCAAACGTTATTGAAAGAAGCTGATAGCAGGATATTCTCCTGTGAACAAAAGAATGCACAGCATAAAAAGGAACTTTGCATGCAGAAAATgatcatcgaaaaaattaaggAAGACCGTGATAAACTATTAAAAGAAGTGCAAGAACTcaacaatgaattattttctacaTCTACTAAAGCCCGAAAATATGAGGAACAGCTTGAAAA GTTGAAGCTCTTGACCATCAAATAA
- the LOC123671630 gene encoding uncharacterized protein LOC123671630 isoform X2, with protein METALWVSSGLVRSSVSIVKFFVPKMIYGSARAARYFIPTRITNLMSKCVEFVEIVTSFKTILEQVEALDHQIKVLKQSSIDNEEEYAKAKLINNDLCSKISTLEHQLKELEEKNDERILQEQIKTKEIVEKLEYEQQTLLKEADSRIFSCEQKNAQHKKELCMQKMIIEKIKEDRDKLLKEVQELNNELFSTSTKARKYEEQLEK; from the exons ATGGAAACAGCTCTATGGGTATCTTCTGGGCTGGTACGCAGCTCAGTAAGTATCGTGAAGTTTTTTGTGCCAAAAATGATATATGGTTCGGCTAGAGCAGCACGTTATTTCATCCCTACAAGAATTACTAACTTGATGTCGAAATGTGTAGAATTTGTCGAAATTGTCACCTCCTTCAAGACAATTTTGGAGCAA GTTGAAGCTCTTGACCATCAAATAAAGGTACTCAAACAGTCGTCCATTGATAATGAGGAGGAATATGCGAAAGCGAAACTAATCAATAATGATTTGTgttccaaaatttcaacattggaACACCAGCTCAAAGAGTTGGAAGAAAAGAACGACGAAAGAATCCTA CAAGAACAGATTAAAACCAAGGAGATAGTTGAGAAACTTGAATATGAACAGCAAACGTTATTGAAAGAAGCTGATAGCAGGATATTCTCCTGTGAACAAAAGAATGCACAGCATAAAAAGGAACTTTGCATGCAGAAAATgatcatcgaaaaaattaaggAAGACCGTGATAAACTATTAAAAGAAGTGCAAGAACTcaacaatgaattattttctacaTCTACTAAAGCCCGAAAATATGAGGAACAGCTTGAAAAGTAA
- the LOC123671630 gene encoding uncharacterized protein LOC123671630 isoform X1, whose protein sequence is METALWVSSGLVRSSVSIVKFFVPKMIYGSARAARYFIPTRITNLMSKCVEFVEIVTSFKTILEQVEALDHQIKVLKQSSIDNEEEYAKAKLINNDLCSKISTLEHQLKELEEKNDERILQEQIKTKEIVEKLEYEQQTLLKEADSRIFSCEQKNAQHKKELCMQKMIIEKIKEDRDKLLKEVQELNNELFSTSTKARKYEEQLENLKKTVLDEVSRWKQLYGYLLGWYAAQ, encoded by the exons ACGCAGCTCAGTAAGTATCGTGAAGTTTTTTGTGCCAAAAATGATATATGGTTCGGCTAGAGCAGCACGTTATTTCATCCCTACAAGAATTACTAACTTGATGTCGAAATGTGTAGAATTTGTCGAAATTGTCACCTCCTTCAAGACAATTTTGGAGCAA GTTGAAGCTCTTGACCATCAAATAAAGGTACTCAAACAGTCGTCCATTGATAATGAGGAGGAATATGCGAAAGCGAAACTAATCAATAATGATTTGTgttccaaaatttcaacattggaACACCAGCTCAAAGAGTTGGAAGAAAAGAACGACGAAAGAATCCTA CAAGAACAGATTAAAACCAAGGAAATAGTTGAGAAACTTGAATATGAACAGCAAACGTTATTGAAAGAAGCTGATAGCAGGATATTCTCCTGTGAACAAAAGAATGCACAGCATAAAAAGGAACTTTGCATGCAGAAAATgatcatcgaaaaaattaaggAAGACCGTGATAAACTATTAAAAGAAGTGCAAGAACTcaacaatgaattattttctacaTCTACTAAAGCCCGAAAATATGAGGAACAGCTTGAAAA CTTGAAGAAGACAGTGTTAGATGAAGTTTCAAGATGGAAACAGCTCTATGGGTATCTTCTGGGCTGGTACGCAGCTCAGTAA